A genomic stretch from Aedes albopictus strain Foshan chromosome 2, AalbF5, whole genome shotgun sequence includes:
- the LOC115255929 gene encoding LOW QUALITY PROTEIN: uncharacterized protein LOC115255929 (The sequence of the model RefSeq protein was modified relative to this genomic sequence to represent the inferred CDS: substituted 1 base at 1 genomic stop codon), giving the protein LLHSLILFFRVFIFLSIVISSRVDISRIDHLPVVIFHSGSARIQLSSYYYIHHFNITSLGNHVANLRVQFEQLKYNQFTELILQKFDEIHRTLKNMSPSRRQKRWNSLGTGWKFIAGSPDANDLKIINSSINQLITNNNEQIRINRALNLQMKELVFKTKDAIDLSNSKSSEIYSINIFLNLKYLAEKLAHIVDSITLAKLGILNEKILSQNEIDVLYQDLSKQNITLHNVLEADTTIATNTKELALLIXTPILDKRIFNKIHVYPITSNHKQIHLAKRNYLNHHTGNYIVNSLESFIYKVHETEFDDSRCVPNLLSEQQASCNYTMNPSDEEVIPINDGNIILNTNQNVSFSSNCGIRNRALTGTFLISFHDCEVTINNISYSNTIQNMAESPIQLPLDGISIQKQFTIVNLSLEHLHSLHLEMRKEMDYIRLNNTSFSIKWPSWPVFGGIVSFPCMIIGIAVFFKVFSHRSATVKIQASNAIATQEPVVDIQPRIRPLTLMDVIRTEPHLSGRDELATELPNWR; this is encoded by the exons CTTCTCCATTCCCTCATTTTATTTTTCAGAGTTTTCATATTCCTAAGCATTGTTATAAGTAGTAGAGTAGATATTAGCCGAATCGATCACTTGCCAGTTGTAATATTTCACTCCGGTTCAGCAAGGATACAGTTATCATCCTATTATTACATTCACCATTTTAACATTACCTCTTTAGGAAATCATGTAGCAAATCTCAGAGTCCAATTTGAACAATTAAAATACAACCAGTTTACAGAactaattctccaaaaattcgatGAGATTCATCGAACACTCAAAAATATGTCTCCTTCAAGAAGACAGAAACGTTGGAACAGCCTAGGTACGGGATGGAAATTTATTGCCGGTAGCCCGGACGCGAATGATTTAAAGATCATAAATTCTTCGATAAACCAACTTATCACTAATAATAATGAACAGATTAGAATAAACAGAGCACTTAATCTGCAAATGAAGGAATTAGTTTTCAAAACAAAGGATGCCATAGATCTCTCAAATTCCAAATCTTCGGAAATCTATTCGATTAACATTTTCCTTAACTTAAAATATCTAGCAGAAAAATTAGCACACATTGTCGATAGTATAACTCTTGCCAAATTAGGAATTTTAAACGAAAAAATACTTAGTCAAAATGAAATAGATGTTTTGTATCAAGATTTATCAAAACAAAATATTACACTTCATAACGTCTTGGAAGCAGATACAACGATCGCAACCAACACCAAGGAATTGGCCCTTCTAATATAAACACCCATCTTAGACAAGAGGATTTTCAACAAGATTCACGTCTACCCTATAACATCTAATCATAAACAAATACACTTGGCAAAAAGGAATTATTTGAATCATCATACCGGTAACTACATCGTAAATTCACTGGAATCGTTCATATACAAAGTCCATGAGACGGAATTCGATGACTCCAGATGTGTTCCAAATCTTCTCTCTGAACAACAAGCTAGTTGCAACTACACCATGAACCCATCTGATGAGGAAGTTATCCCTATAAACGACGGAAACATTATCCTGAATACAAACCAAAACGTTTCTTTTTCATCGAATTGTGGAATCAGAAATCGTGCTTTAACGGGAACATTTCTTATATCATTTCACGACTGCGAAGTAACGATCAACAACATCAGCTATTCAAACACAATTCAGAATATGGCTGAAAGCCCAATTCAGCTGCCTTTGGACGGAATATCAATACAGAAACAGTTTACAATAGTGAACCTAAGTTTGGAGCATTTGCACAGCCTACATCTGGAGATGAGAAAGGAGATGGATTATATTCGATTGAACAACACTAGCTTCAGTATCAAGTGGCCCTCTTGGCCCGTTTTCGGGGGAATCGTTTCGTTTCCCTGCATGataatcggcattgcagtttttttcaaagttttctccCACAGATCAGCCACTGTAAAGAT acaaGCATCTAATGCCATAGCCACACAGGAACCAGTGGTAGACATTCAACCCAGGATCAGACCTTTGACTCTAATGGACGTGATTCGAACGGAACCTCATCTCTCAGGAAGGGACGAGTTAGCAACGGAGCTACCCAATTGGCGCTAA